One genomic region from Scomber scombrus chromosome 19, fScoSco1.1, whole genome shotgun sequence encodes:
- the LOC134000645 gene encoding interferon alpha-inducible protein 27-like protein 2A → MDPVTAAAGAVGAVVAAPFVLGAAGFTSAGIAAGSVAAKMMSVAAVVNGGGVAAGGVVATLQSAGAAGLSGAASAVVGGAGAAVGWLASFIS, encoded by the exons ATGGACCCTG ttacagctgcagcaggagcag TAGGAGCTGTTGTGGCGGCCCCTTTTGTTCTGGGGGCAGCAGGTTTCACCTCAGCTGGGATAGCAGCAGGCTCTGTGGCTGCTAAAATGATGTCAGTTGCTGCAGTTGTAAATGGAGGAGGAGTGGCAGCAGGAGGTGTGGTGGCTACTCTGCAGTCAGCAG GTGCGGCTGGTCTGTCAGGAGCTGCCTCTGCAGTTGTGGGTGGTGCTGGAGCAGCAGTGGGATGGCTGGCTAGCTTCATCAGCTGA
- the LOC134001329 gene encoding interferon alpha-inducible protein 27-like protein 2, with product MEMEDICKIIVTAGGGVGAVVLTPALLASLGFTSAGIAAGSLAAKLMAYFAVANGGGVVAGGLVSWLQSLGAAGFSGAGSVLTAGAGGVAGWLISTICNVTVVSGE from the exons ATGGAGATGGAAGACATTT GTAAGATAATTGTTACAGCTGGAG GTGGGGTCGGGGCTGTGGTCTTGACTCCTGCTCTCCTGGCCTCCCTGGGTTTCACCTCAGCTGGGATAGCAGCAGGCTCACTTGCTGCCAAGCTGATGGCATATTTTGCAGTTGCTAATGGAGGAGGTGTGGTAGCCGGGGGTTTGGTGTCATGGCTCCAGTCACTGG GTGCAGCTGGTTTTTCAGGAGCAGGAAGTGTACTTACGGCCGGCGCTGGAGGAGTTGCAGGATGGCTGATATCAACCATTTGTAACGTAACTGTAGTCagtggggagtaa
- the LOC134000642 gene encoding cytosolic 5'-nucleotidase 1A-like: MNGEIAHSRLTNMYDMSTQSKSKYESEPEIPITIAMSSKVFNMEKQLQSGTSTSLGPALSFVKALQEVNAKLKEHYPESQELFKVLLINDSPSDFDRLNNAIKIQKLEELITPLLMEKECLINELKKNNTHLYLAATPGLEVQEALKEGIAAAIMYIPETAMEVSETQLRVVFDGDAVIFSDESQRVYDDQGVEAFLEHDRKNVDVPMNDGPFKRFLEVLKKLQIKLRNKGLTRNCPIRTYLVTSRSAGYDGYRALHTLRSWGLEIDEAVFLGGSKKGPTLEKIRPHIFFDDQGSHIKNALQFGIVSCHVKCSSE; encoded by the exons ATGAATGGTGAGATTGCACATTCAAGATTGACCAACATGTATGACATGTCCACACAGAGCAAAAGCAAATATGAG TCTGAGCCAGAGATTCCCATCACCATCGCAATGTCATCAAAAGTCTTCAACATGGAGAAGCAGCTGCAGAGTGGCACATCAACGAGCCTTGGCCCTGCCCTCTCCTTTGTCAAG gCTCTGCAGGAAGTGAATGCAAAACTTAAAGAGCATTATCCTGAGAGTCAGGAGCTCTTTAAGGTCTTACTCATCAACGACAGTCCATCAGACTTTGACAGACTCAACAACGCTATCAAAATACAAA AGTTGGAAGAGCTAATTACTCCCTTGTTAATGGAGAAAGAGTGTCTCATAAATGAATTAAAGAAGAACAATACTCATCTCTACCTGGCTGCTACACCAGGGTTAGAGGTTCAAGAAGCATTGAAGGAAG GTATAGCAGCAGCTATCATGTACATCCCAGAGACAGCTATGGAAGTGTCAGAGACTCAGCTGCGTGTTGTCTTTGATGGTGATGCCGTCATCTTCTCTGATGAGTCACAGCGTGTTTACGATGATCAAGGAGTGGAAGCATTCCTTGAGCACGACAGGAAAAATGTTGACGTGCCAATGAATGAT GGGCCATTCAAGAGATTTCtggaagttttaaaaaaactgcagattAAGTTGCGCAATAAAGGCCTGACCAGGAACTGCCCCATTCGTACTTACCTGGTGACATCTCGTAGTGCAGGCTATGACGGGTACAGAGCCTTACACACTCTGCGCTCATGGGGTCTGGAGATTGATGAGGCTGTCTTTCTAGGGGGGTCTAAGAAAGGCCCCACGCTGGAGAAAATAAGGCCCCACATCTTCTTCGATGACCAGGGCAGtcatattaaaaatgcattgcaGTTTGGCATTGTGTCATGTCATGTGAAATGTAGCTCAGAGTAA
- the LOC134000644 gene encoding interferon alpha-inducible protein 27-like protein 2A has product MGLLTIAAVAAGAGGTVLAAPVVLGAIGFTSAGIAAGSYAAGMMSSAAVANGGGVAAGSLVALLQSAGMAGLSGGATAAVGSTGGLVAGLVAVIV; this is encoded by the exons ATGGGCTTGC TAACGATCGCAGCTGTGGCAGCAGGGGCCG gcGGTACAGTGCTGGCGGCTCCTGTAGTTTTGGGGGCCATAGGTTTCACTTCAGCCGGCATAGCAGCCGGATCCTACGCAGCAGGCATGATGTCCAGCGCTGCTGTAGCTAATGGAGGAGGAGTGGCAGCAGGTAGCCTGGTGGCTTTGTTGCAGTCGGCAG GAATGGCTGGTCTGTCAGGAGGTGCCACGGCAGCTGTTGGCAGCACTGGAGGACTAGTGGCTGGATTGGTGGCTGTTATCGTTTGA
- the LOC134000646 gene encoding interferon alpha-inducible protein 27-like protein 2A isoform X2 has translation MGFPLCCRPCAVGAVVATPLALGAAGFTSAGIAAGSVAAKMMSAAAVTSGGGVAAGSTVAVLQSAGVVGLSGAATAAVAGVGAAAGAAAGWVSSLFR, from the exons ATGGGCTTCC CACTGTGCTGTCGTCCGTGTGCAGTAGGAGCTGTTGTCGCGACCCCTCTTGCTCTGGGGGCCGCAGGTTTCACCTCAGCTGGGATAGCAGCAGGCTCTGTGGCTGCTAAAATGATGTCAGCTGCTGCAGTTACCAGTGGAGGAGGAGTGGCAGCAGGCAGTACGGTGGCTGTTCTACAGTCAGCAG GTGTGGTTGGTCTGTCAGGAGCTGCCACTGCAGCTGTGGCCGGTGTtggagcagcagctggagcagcagcgGGATGGGTGTCTAGCCTCTTCCGCTAA
- the LOC134000646 gene encoding interferon alpha-inducible protein 27-like protein 2A isoform X1, with the protein MGFPAGYIIAGAVGAVVATPLALGAAGFTSAGIAAGSVAAKMMSAAAVTSGGGVAAGSTVAVLQSAGVVGLSGAATAAVAGVGAAAGAAAGWVSSLFR; encoded by the exons ATGGGCTTCC CGGCAGGCTACATAATAGCAGGTGCAG TAGGAGCTGTTGTCGCGACCCCTCTTGCTCTGGGGGCCGCAGGTTTCACCTCAGCTGGGATAGCAGCAGGCTCTGTGGCTGCTAAAATGATGTCAGCTGCTGCAGTTACCAGTGGAGGAGGAGTGGCAGCAGGCAGTACGGTGGCTGTTCTACAGTCAGCAG GTGTGGTTGGTCTGTCAGGAGCTGCCACTGCAGCTGTGGCCGGTGTtggagcagcagctggagcagcagcgGGATGGGTGTCTAGCCTCTTCCGCTAA
- the LOC134000648 gene encoding galectin-8-like — protein sequence MSVANAKHTVLNPVIPYTGPIPGGLHPGEIIIIQGTVAPDADRFQIDLSSGCSTKPRSDVALHFSPRFKGSPCVVCNSLLQESWGKEETLHQLPYKRGAPFETIILVHEDIFKVAVNGAHLLEYKHRIPLNTVNMFSISGKVRVHAIGYIPNSAIYSESGDLSLPYKGSILKGLNHGQHITIKGQVSMYPHSFTVNLRNSGTENIALHLNPRMKSGVFIRNSYLGESWGQEERELPFFPFSSGDYFEILILCQPHQFKLAVNGSHLFEFRHRVQDLSSIDQLEIMGDLELTDVKLW from the exons ATGTCTGTGGCAAATGCGAAACACACTGTCCTGAATCCG GTGATCCCATACACAGGGCCCATACCTGGAGGCCTGCACCCTGGGGAGATCATAATCATCCAGGGCACTGTGGCCCCAGATGCTGACAG GTTTCAGATCGACCTGTCGAGCGGCTGCAGCACTAAGCCACGCTCTGATGTCGCCCTCCACTTCAGCCCTCGTTTCAAAGGCTCGCCCTGCGTGGTGTGTAATTCCCTGCTGCAGGAGAGCTGGGGCAAAGAGGAGACGCTGCATCAGCTGCCTTACAAACGCGGTGCACCCTTTGAGACCATCATCTTGGTACATGAAGACATCTTCAAG GTGGCAGTAAATGGTGCCCACCTGCTGGAATACAAGCACAGAATCCCACTGAACACGGTCAACATGTTTTCTATTTCTGGGAAAGTCAGGGTGCACGCTATTGGCTATATCCCAAACTCA GCAATATATTCAGAATCAGGTGACCTG AGCCTCCCTTACAAAGGCAGTATACTCAAAGGACTGAACCACGGGCAGCACATCACAATCAAAGGACAGGTCAGCATGTATCCTCACAG TTTCACTGTCAACCTCCGCAACAGCGGGACAGAGAACATCGCTCTTCATCTGAACCCCCGCATGAAGTCCGGTGTGTTCATCAGGAACTCATACCTGGGTGAATCCTGGGGTCAGGAGGAGCGGGAGCTGCCCTTCTTCCCCTTCTCTTCAGGGGATTACTTTGAG atacTTATCCTCTGTCAGCCCCATCAGTTCAAGCTGGCAGTGAACGGCTCACACTTGTTTGAGTTCAGACATCGGGTGCAGGACCTGAGCAGCATCGACCAGCTGGAGATCATGGGAGACCTGGAGCTCACCGACGTCAAACTGTGGTGA